In Sphingomonas sp. LR60, the following are encoded in one genomic region:
- the glgA gene encoding glycogen synthase GlgA produces the protein MTISVLSVASEAYPLVKTGGLGDVVGALPAALAPHDVNVVTLVPGYPRVMAAVQGSAVLHDWPDLIGAPARLLSGTIGAHKLLVLDAPGYFAREGGPYGDPSGRDWDDNWRRFAAFGRAAADLASGAVKGFRFDVLHAHDWQAGLAPAYLRFAPAGGRCARSVMTIHNIAFQGRYDASIFGSLALPDRAFSVDGVEYYGGVGYLKAGLEAADAITTVSPTYAAEILRPDFGMGLEGLIRTRRERVSGIVNGIDPAVWNPATDTALPERYDAGSLAHRVANKRALEAAFSLEPGDGPLFCVVTRLTWQKGMDVLVDTIDALVAGGGRLALLGSGDAWLEHAFNAAAARHPGKVGVRIGYDEALSHLMQGGADAILIPSRFEPCGLTQLYGLAYGCVPVVARTGGLADTVIHANAAALDAGVATGVQFGTVTHESLAHAIALAIQLYATPDRWASIQRAGMAADFSWATSGRRYADLYRELLSA, from the coding sequence ATGACGATCTCGGTCCTGTCGGTCGCGTCCGAAGCCTATCCGCTCGTCAAGACCGGCGGGCTGGGCGACGTCGTCGGCGCGCTGCCCGCCGCGCTCGCGCCGCATGACGTCAACGTCGTCACGCTGGTCCCCGGCTATCCACGCGTCATGGCGGCGGTGCAGGGCTCGGCGGTGCTCCACGATTGGCCGGACCTGATCGGTGCGCCCGCGCGGCTGCTGTCGGGCACGATCGGCGCCCACAAACTGCTGGTGCTCGACGCGCCGGGCTATTTCGCGCGTGAGGGCGGGCCGTATGGCGATCCCTCCGGACGCGACTGGGACGACAATTGGCGGCGTTTCGCCGCGTTCGGGCGTGCGGCGGCCGATCTCGCCTCGGGCGCGGTCAAGGGCTTTCGCTTCGACGTGCTCCATGCGCACGACTGGCAGGCCGGGCTCGCGCCCGCCTATCTCCGCTTCGCCCCGGCGGGCGGGCGCTGCGCGCGATCGGTGATGACGATCCACAACATCGCCTTTCAGGGGCGCTACGATGCGAGCATCTTCGGCTCGCTGGCGCTTCCCGACCGCGCCTTCTCGGTCGACGGCGTCGAATATTATGGTGGCGTCGGCTATCTCAAGGCCGGGCTGGAGGCCGCCGACGCGATCACTACGGTCAGCCCGACCTACGCCGCCGAGATCCTGCGCCCCGACTTCGGTATGGGGCTGGAGGGATTGATCCGCACGCGTCGTGAACGGGTCTCGGGGATCGTCAACGGCATCGATCCGGCGGTGTGGAATCCCGCAACCGACACCGCGCTGCCGGAACGCTATGATGCGGGTAGCCTCGCCCACCGCGTCGCCAACAAGCGCGCGCTGGAGGCTGCCTTTTCGCTCGAACCCGGGGACGGGCCGCTGTTCTGCGTCGTCACGCGGCTGACGTGGCAGAAGGGCATGGACGTGCTGGTCGATACGATCGACGCGCTGGTCGCGGGTGGCGGTCGCCTCGCGCTGCTCGGATCGGGTGACGCGTGGCTCGAACACGCCTTCAACGCGGCGGCGGCGCGGCATCCCGGCAAGGTCGGCGTGCGGATCGGCTATGACGAGGCGCTGTCGCACTTGATGCAGGGCGGCGCGGATGCGATCCTGATCCCCTCGCGGTTCGAGCCGTGCGGACTGACCCAGCTCTACGGACTGGCCTATGGCTGCGTGCCCGTCGTTGCGCGCACCGGCGGGCTGGCCGATACCGTGATCCACGCCAATGCCGCAGCGCTCGACGCGGGCGTGGCGACCGGGGTGCAATTCGGCACCGTCACGCATGAGTCACTGGCGCATGCCATTGCGCTTGCGATACAATTATATGCCACGCCCGATCGCTGGGCTTCGATCCAGCGCGCGGGCATGGCGGCGGACTTCTCCTGGGCGACCAGCGGACGCCGCTATGCCGATCTTTACCGGGAGCTGCTGTCCGCATGA
- the glgC gene encoding glucose-1-phosphate adenylyltransferase encodes MDERKGQPLARDAMAYVLAGGRGSRLKELTDTRAKPAVYFAGKSRIIDFALSNAINSGIRRIGVATQYKAHSLIRHLQRGWNFLRPERNESFDILPASQRISEFQWYEGTADAVYQNIDIIAESAPEFMVILAGDHIYKMDYEIMLRQHCDSGADVTVACMEVPRMEAVAFGVMHVDENDRIVDFVEKPADPPSIPGQPDVALASLGIYVFNTKLLLEELRRDAATPGSSRDFGKDIIPYLVAHGHAHAHRFSASCVRSPEEPEAYWRDVGTVDAYWEANIDLTDVVPQLDLYDREWPLWTYSELTPPAKFVHDVDGRRGQAVSSLVAGDTIISGSNVHRSLISTGVRAHSYSSLDEAVVLPHCKIGRHAQLRKVVLDRGVVIPDGLIVGEDPLLDGHRFRRTEKGVCLITQPMIDRLEL; translated from the coding sequence GTGGATGAACGTAAAGGTCAGCCGCTGGCGCGTGACGCTATGGCATATGTCCTCGCCGGGGGCAGGGGCAGCCGATTGAAGGAGCTGACCGATACGCGAGCGAAACCAGCGGTCTATTTCGCGGGCAAGAGCCGCATCATCGACTTTGCTTTGTCGAACGCGATCAACTCGGGCATCCGCCGCATTGGCGTGGCGACCCAGTATAAGGCGCACTCGCTGATCCGGCATCTCCAGCGCGGCTGGAACTTCCTGCGCCCGGAACGCAACGAAAGCTTCGACATCCTCCCGGCGTCGCAGCGGATCAGCGAATTTCAATGGTATGAGGGGACCGCCGATGCGGTCTATCAGAACATCGACATCATCGCCGAAAGCGCGCCGGAGTTCATGGTCATCCTGGCGGGCGACCATATCTACAAGATGGATTACGAGATCATGCTCCGGCAGCACTGCGACAGCGGTGCCGACGTGACGGTCGCGTGCATGGAAGTCCCGCGGATGGAGGCAGTGGCGTTCGGCGTCATGCACGTCGACGAGAATGACCGCATCGTCGATTTCGTCGAGAAGCCCGCCGATCCGCCGTCGATCCCCGGCCAGCCCGATGTCGCGCTCGCCAGCCTCGGCATCTACGTCTTCAACACAAAATTGCTGCTCGAGGAGTTGCGCCGCGACGCCGCCACCCCGGGATCGTCGCGCGACTTCGGCAAGGACATCATCCCGTATCTGGTCGCGCACGGCCATGCGCACGCGCACCGCTTTTCCGCCAGCTGCGTTCGTTCGCCCGAAGAGCCCGAAGCCTATTGGCGCGACGTCGGGACGGTCGACGCATATTGGGAAGCGAACATCGACCTGACCGACGTCGTGCCGCAGCTCGACCTCTACGATCGCGAGTGGCCGCTGTGGACCTATTCGGAGCTGACCCCGCCGGCCAAGTTCGTCCACGATGTCGACGGACGGCGTGGGCAGGCGGTGTCGAGCCTGGTGGCGGGCGATACGATCATTTCCGGATCGAACGTGCACCGCAGCCTGATCTCGACCGGGGTGCGGGCGCACAGCTATTCGTCGCTCGATGAGGCGGTGGTGCTCCCGCATTGCAAGATCGGGCGTCACGCGCAGCTGAGGAAAGTCGTGCTCGATCGCGGCGTCGTCATTCCCGATGGGCTGATCGTCGGCGAAGACCCGCTGCTCGATGGGCATCGGTTCCGGCGCACCGAAAAGGGCGTGTGCCTGATCACGCAGCCGATGATCGACCGGCTGGAGCTGTAG